Proteins encoded within one genomic window of Paraglaciecola psychrophila 170:
- the rplM gene encoding 50S ribosomal protein L13 codes for MKTFVAKPETVKREWYVVDAADKTLGRLATEIAIRLRGKHKPEYTPHVDTGDYIVVINAEKVTVTGNKAKNKIYYSHSGYPGGLKDTTFEKLQAFKPEMIIEKAVKGMLPKGPLGRDMFRKMKVFAGPEHNHAAQQPQVLEL; via the coding sequence ATGAAAACTTTTGTTGCAAAGCCAGAAACGGTAAAACGTGAATGGTATGTGGTTGACGCCGCAGACAAAACTCTTGGTCGCTTAGCGACTGAGATAGCTATCCGCTTACGCGGTAAGCACAAGCCAGAGTACACACCTCATGTGGATACTGGCGATTACATAGTTGTGATCAACGCTGAGAAAGTTACTGTTACTGGCAACAAAGCCAAGAACAAAATTTACTATTCTCATTCTGGTTATCCAGGCGGTCTTAAAGATACTACCTTTGAGAAGTTGCAAGCTTTCAAACCAGAGATGATCATTGAAAAAGCGGTTAAAGGTATGTTGCCTAAAGGTCCACTTGGACGCGATATGTTCCGCAAAATGAAAGTCTTCGCTGGTCCTGAGCATAATCATGCTGCTCAGCAGCCTCAAGTCTTAGAACTTTAA
- a CDS encoding 6-pyruvoyl trahydropterin synthase family protein has product MQLFVNDLTVMDFSYLCPERGMVGESWIVDVILSGDLNEESMVLDFGKVKKQLKQLIDEYIDHKLLVPVEHEYSRIEHDEKSDRVKVDFIRPDNQSIHLNCPAEAYAFVYSPNVTMPSVSDYLKDVIATHLPENVAGIELNLRAEVINTPFYHYTHGLKKHDGNCQRIAHGHRSKVVVFENQQESIKWQEYWSERWCDIYIGSTEDIVDVSETVFSLPNGDLEQHNVFAYESSQGRFELAIPKAESEMLDTDTTVECLAQFMADEHKRLNNNSDFKVLAYEGVGKGAIAFA; this is encoded by the coding sequence ATGCAATTATTTGTTAATGATTTGACCGTTATGGATTTTTCTTATCTTTGCCCTGAGCGCGGCATGGTCGGGGAAAGCTGGATAGTAGATGTGATCTTAAGCGGTGATTTAAATGAAGAAAGCATGGTGTTGGACTTCGGTAAAGTTAAGAAACAACTGAAACAGTTAATTGATGAATACATCGACCACAAACTGTTAGTACCAGTGGAACACGAATACAGCCGCATAGAACATGATGAAAAATCTGACAGAGTAAAAGTTGATTTTATTCGACCTGATAATCAATCTATTCATTTAAACTGTCCTGCTGAAGCTTATGCTTTTGTGTATTCTCCAAATGTCACTATGCCTTCTGTGAGTGATTATCTCAAAGATGTGATTGCGACTCACTTACCAGAGAATGTGGCAGGTATTGAACTTAATTTACGGGCAGAAGTCATCAATACCCCTTTTTATCATTACACCCATGGCCTAAAAAAACATGATGGCAATTGCCAACGTATCGCTCATGGTCACCGTTCGAAGGTGGTTGTATTTGAAAACCAACAAGAAAGTATCAAGTGGCAAGAATACTGGTCTGAAAGATGGTGTGATATCTACATTGGTTCGACTGAGGATATAGTAGATGTCAGCGAAACAGTTTTCTCATTACCAAATGGCGATTTGGAACAACATAATGTGTTTGCCTATGAATCTTCACAAGGCAGGTTTGAACTGGCTATTCCTAAAGCGGAATCAGAAATGCTGGATACGGATACCACAGTAGAATGTTTAGCGCAGTTTATGGCTGATGAACATAAACGTTTGAACAATAATAGTGACTTCAAGGTTTTAGCCTACGAAGGTGTAGGTAAAGGAGCCATAGCTTTTGCGTAG
- the petA gene encoding ubiquinol-cytochrome c reductase iron-sulfur subunit codes for MSNVSLDAHDSSKTENQPVSSNRRRFLTVATSVVGGIGVVGAAVPFIASWNPSIKAKAAGADIEADISKILPGQLIRVIWRSKPVWIARRTPELLASLANFDDQLKDPNSDEEQQPAFAKNQYRSLKEEYLVLVGICTHLGCSPQHLKDGAFEEYVEGAPEGFFCPCHGSKFDMAGRVFQNVPAGLNLVVPPYMYIDDNTILIGSEEGAA; via the coding sequence ATGAGCAATGTATCTTTAGATGCGCATGATTCGTCTAAAACCGAAAACCAGCCAGTTAGCAGTAATAGACGCCGATTTTTAACGGTAGCTACATCTGTTGTTGGTGGTATCGGTGTAGTCGGTGCTGCAGTGCCTTTTATCGCATCCTGGAACCCCAGTATTAAAGCAAAAGCAGCTGGGGCGGATATCGAAGCTGATATCAGTAAAATCCTACCTGGTCAGTTGATCAGAGTTATCTGGCGAAGTAAACCCGTTTGGATTGCTCGCAGAACACCTGAGTTGCTTGCTTCATTAGCTAATTTTGACGATCAACTTAAAGATCCCAATTCTGATGAAGAGCAACAGCCAGCATTCGCTAAAAATCAATATCGCTCTTTAAAAGAAGAGTATTTAGTGTTGGTAGGTATTTGTACGCACTTGGGATGTTCACCACAACATTTAAAAGATGGTGCATTTGAAGAATATGTTGAAGGTGCCCCAGAGGGCTTTTTCTGTCCATGTCACGGCTCCAAGTTTGATATGGCAGGGCGAGTTTTTCAAAATGTACCCGCAGGCCTAAACCTAGTTGTGCCGCCTTATATGTATATTGACGATAACACTATCTTGATTGGTTCCGAAGAAGGGGCAGCATAA
- the sspA gene encoding stringent starvation protein SspA: MAVAANKRSIMTLFSDTIDIYSHQARIVLAEKGVGVEISFTVPDELPEDLLELNPYGTVPTLVDRELVLYNSHIIMEYLDERFPHPPLMPVYPVSRGQSRLTMHRIQNDWYVLAEKIMAKKGDLEATRNELREAFLSLAPLFAETPYFMSEEFSLVDCYLAPLLWRLPALGIELTGTGSKDVKAYMKRIFERPSFIASLTDQEREIHNPL, from the coding sequence ATGGCTGTAGCCGCCAATAAGCGTTCAATAATGACGTTATTTTCAGACACGATAGATATATACAGTCACCAAGCACGCATAGTATTAGCGGAAAAAGGTGTAGGCGTAGAAATTAGTTTTACGGTTCCTGACGAGTTACCTGAAGATCTGCTCGAACTCAACCCCTATGGTACTGTGCCTACTCTTGTTGATAGAGAGTTGGTTTTATATAATTCACATATCATAATGGAATATTTGGACGAGCGTTTCCCGCACCCACCTCTTATGCCGGTTTATCCTGTATCCCGTGGGCAAAGTCGTTTGACTATGCACCGTATACAAAATGATTGGTATGTACTAGCAGAAAAAATCATGGCTAAGAAAGGCGATCTAGAAGCAACGCGTAACGAGTTACGTGAAGCGTTTTTATCTTTAGCACCATTATTTGCTGAAACACCTTATTTCATGAGTGAAGAATTTAGCTTAGTTGACTGTTACCTAGCACCATTATTGTGGCGTTTACCTGCGTTGGGTATCGAATTAACGGGTACGGGTAGTAAAGACGTGAAAGCATATATGAAGCGTATTTTTGAGAGACCTTCTTTTATAGCGTCATTGACAGATCAAGAACGTGAAATACACAATCCTCTATAA
- a CDS encoding YraN family protein codes for MKWIKQALSPLIGSEAERIARTFLEQQGLTFILQNYRCRTGEIDLVMQDGDELVFVEVKYRSRSQYGSAIEFFHARKKRKFESAVMHYMQDKGFNPSIVPHRIDLVAIEGKGQQQQNINWLKSV; via the coding sequence TTGAAATGGATTAAGCAGGCCCTCTCACCTTTAATCGGTAGTGAGGCAGAACGTATTGCTCGAACCTTTTTAGAACAGCAAGGTCTTACATTTATTCTGCAAAATTATCGTTGTCGCACAGGTGAAATAGACTTAGTCATGCAAGACGGGGACGAACTGGTCTTCGTAGAAGTGAAATACCGAAGTCGGAGTCAATACGGCTCTGCTATAGAGTTTTTTCATGCTAGGAAAAAACGTAAATTTGAATCTGCTGTTATGCATTACATGCAGGATAAAGGTTTCAACCCTAGCATTGTCCCACATAGAATCGACCTAGTGGCCATAGAGGGAAAAGGCCAGCAACAGCAAAACATCAATTGGTTAAAAAGCGTTTAA
- a CDS encoding BON domain-containing protein, which translates to MLKPRNIYIPLLISTTLLLQSCAGLLIGAGVGAVSVAHDRRTIGTQVDDTTTAGRISTAIYNDVAINEQTSISVQVFNGTALLVGQAPTQALIQQAENLASSVKNIKKLHNQIRLGSPIPASVVANDAWIASKIKTKLIADKRIDGLHIEIEVENGEVFLMGLVSEHESNIAVEITRNISGVKQVIKAFEYS; encoded by the coding sequence ATGTTAAAACCAAGAAACATTTACATCCCCTTGTTGATCTCAACAACCTTATTGTTACAAAGCTGTGCAGGGTTGCTCATAGGGGCTGGAGTAGGTGCAGTGTCGGTTGCACATGACCGACGTACAATAGGCACCCAGGTTGACGATACAACAACTGCCGGCCGTATCTCTACTGCTATATATAATGACGTTGCAATAAATGAACAAACCAGCATTTCGGTTCAAGTATTTAATGGTACTGCCCTGTTAGTAGGTCAGGCTCCGACTCAGGCACTTATACAGCAAGCAGAAAATCTTGCTTCGTCAGTAAAAAACATAAAAAAACTACACAACCAAATTCGTTTAGGCTCTCCTATACCTGCAAGCGTAGTGGCGAATGACGCATGGATTGCCTCAAAAATCAAAACGAAACTGATCGCTGATAAGCGTATAGATGGCCTGCACATTGAGATAGAGGTCGAAAACGGCGAGGTATTCTTGATGGGATTGGTCAGTGAACATGAATCGAATATTGCTGTAGAAATCACCCGTAATATTAGTGGTGTCAAACAAGTAATAAAAGCGTTTGAATATTCTTAA
- a CDS encoding penicillin-binding protein activator: MRFRTFVVFCVAILCLLSCASNSTRQSPKTLVSPSEKITEEAKDSNYYLTRAQQNYVNNADVYQRNNYLIQAAESLQAEQQCPKSIKLLKVLQAELQDNRHYTHANLILAECYLILSDKTFHKVEAILTNLTGAYGYQARIAALQSQLHVNKKQWLEAAIALQNTNMEELDKTRTIWEWIKALDLPELENARLSEPSLQPWLQLAIIVKRFALKPEMFNQQLVSWQSRHLGHPLVINLPEEIQFSLQQEPIQAKRIAVLLPLTGRLANQGLAIKEGILAAYLEDLPNAKFTSNNSSDYDGATGNIAQDNVQQYREIRFFDSALKTAQQLNTLVADFDVVLGPLVKEQITELTEVLPSDKILLALNRVQLKTKTITINQLGNLFEPSSPVAEHYYFSLAPEDEAQQLALHMQQKQLVRPIVFAANNPTTQRMAEAFVAKWQEAPNAIQPDLTIFTDSKNMRNRVSEMLDVAQSKQRIRQMEVLADVEVFGVERNRRDIDAIVLFANPEQAQLLNPIIEASLSPFAQKSLSVFASSRSYSLDLNSNSLRDLRNLTFTDMPWMLPDHSWQSLASQTTQLWPQKQDTLLRLFAMGFDAYNLLPNLRRLKTLPQVVSYGLTGKINVDDKGVLHRRLLWAQVAQDRVKLIEMD, encoded by the coding sequence ATGAGATTTCGAACGTTTGTTGTATTTTGTGTCGCTATTTTATGTTTACTCTCATGTGCGAGTAACTCTACTCGGCAGTCACCAAAAACTTTAGTCTCGCCATCAGAAAAAATCACAGAAGAAGCAAAAGACAGTAATTACTACCTAACCCGTGCACAACAAAATTATGTAAACAACGCTGATGTGTACCAACGTAATAATTATCTGATACAGGCCGCAGAATCATTGCAGGCAGAACAGCAATGCCCAAAAAGTATTAAGTTGCTAAAAGTGCTGCAAGCAGAGTTACAAGACAACCGCCATTACACTCACGCCAATCTGATTTTAGCTGAGTGTTATTTAATTTTGTCTGATAAAACGTTTCATAAAGTGGAGGCGATACTGACTAATTTGACTGGTGCTTATGGATATCAAGCTCGCATCGCTGCTTTGCAATCTCAACTTCATGTTAACAAAAAACAATGGTTAGAAGCTGCTATAGCATTGCAAAATACCAATATGGAAGAACTGGATAAAACTCGAACCATTTGGGAATGGATCAAAGCACTAGACTTACCTGAATTAGAAAATGCCCGCTTATCAGAGCCGTCATTGCAACCTTGGCTACAGCTTGCCATCATTGTCAAACGTTTTGCATTAAAGCCGGAGATGTTTAACCAGCAATTAGTTAGTTGGCAGAGTAGACACTTGGGTCACCCATTGGTGATTAACCTTCCAGAAGAAATACAATTTTCGTTGCAGCAAGAACCGATTCAGGCTAAACGCATCGCGGTATTGTTACCACTAACGGGCAGACTCGCGAATCAAGGCTTAGCCATAAAAGAGGGCATTCTGGCCGCATATTTGGAAGATTTGCCCAACGCAAAATTTACTTCAAACAATTCATCTGATTATGACGGTGCAACAGGCAACATAGCTCAAGACAACGTTCAGCAATATCGTGAAATACGCTTTTTTGATTCTGCGTTAAAAACAGCACAGCAATTAAATACATTGGTCGCTGATTTTGATGTGGTTTTAGGGCCATTGGTTAAAGAACAAATTACTGAACTGACCGAGGTTTTACCCTCAGATAAGATTCTTTTGGCACTCAACAGAGTGCAGTTAAAAACAAAAACAATCACAATTAATCAATTAGGCAATTTATTTGAGCCAAGTTCTCCCGTGGCGGAACATTATTACTTTTCGTTAGCACCAGAAGACGAAGCTCAGCAATTAGCGTTACATATGCAACAAAAACAATTAGTTAGACCAATTGTTTTTGCAGCAAACAATCCAACAACACAAAGAATGGCAGAAGCTTTTGTCGCCAAGTGGCAAGAAGCACCCAATGCAATTCAACCAGACTTAACTATATTTACAGACAGTAAAAACATGCGGAACCGTGTATCAGAAATGTTGGATGTAGCCCAAAGTAAGCAGCGCATCAGACAAATGGAAGTATTGGCTGATGTCGAAGTGTTTGGAGTAGAAAGAAATCGTCGAGATATCGATGCCATAGTATTATTTGCCAACCCTGAACAAGCCCAGTTGCTCAACCCTATTATCGAAGCAAGCCTAAGTCCATTCGCTCAAAAGTCATTGTCGGTATTTGCATCTTCACGTAGTTATAGCCTAGATTTAAACAGTAACAGCCTGAGAGATTTACGTAACCTCACATTCACAGATATGCCTTGGATGTTGCCCGATCATAGTTGGCAGAGTTTAGCTTCACAAACCACACAACTTTGGCCACAAAAACAGGATACCCTGTTAAGGTTATTTGCTATGGGTTTTGATGCCTACAATTTATTGCCTAATTTACGTCGATTAAAGACACTGCCACAAGTCGTCAGTTATGGTCTAACCGGTAAAATCAATGTAGACGACAAGGGTGTATTACACAGACGTTTACTATGGGCACAAGTTGCCCAAGACCGAGTAAAGTTAATTGAAATGGATTAA
- a CDS encoding M23 family metallopeptidase, translating into MRRLVFVCILSALCSFAFLVFASDIQPARGPQLKGEMTQGSLIRGQVPVGHQVWLNDTPLKISADGYFAFGFGRDAKLSQQLRWINNEDVAHTRTLMLQPRTYNIQKITGIPSKYVTPPKEVSERITLDNQQIGQARSFNDERTDFYQDFIWPAAGPISGVYGSQRVFNGTPKRPHFGVDVAAPSGTSVYAPANGLVTLFVPDMYYSGGTMIIDHGHGVSSTFLHLSKGHVEAGTTVKQGDLVAEIGDTGRATGSHLDWRINWFKERLDPALLVPQR; encoded by the coding sequence TTGCGTAGACTCGTTTTTGTTTGTATTTTATCTGCTTTATGTAGCTTTGCATTCTTGGTGTTTGCCAGTGACATTCAACCCGCTAGAGGCCCTCAACTCAAAGGTGAAATGACCCAAGGTAGTTTAATTCGCGGTCAAGTTCCTGTGGGTCATCAGGTTTGGCTAAATGACACTCCACTTAAAATATCAGCGGATGGCTATTTTGCTTTTGGATTTGGTAGAGATGCGAAACTATCACAGCAACTTAGATGGATTAATAACGAAGATGTGGCACACACCCGGACCTTGATGTTGCAGCCCAGAACTTACAATATTCAAAAAATTACAGGTATTCCTAGTAAGTATGTTACCCCTCCTAAAGAAGTGAGCGAGCGGATCACGTTAGATAACCAACAAATTGGCCAAGCCCGTTCCTTTAACGATGAGCGTACTGACTTTTACCAAGACTTTATTTGGCCAGCTGCTGGGCCAATTAGTGGTGTGTATGGCAGTCAGCGAGTATTCAATGGAACACCGAAGCGTCCCCATTTTGGCGTAGATGTAGCTGCACCATCAGGTACATCTGTATATGCACCTGCAAATGGCTTGGTGACATTGTTTGTGCCAGATATGTATTATTCCGGTGGTACGATGATCATCGATCATGGACATGGCGTGTCTTCTACTTTTTTACATCTTAGTAAAGGTCATGTAGAGGCCGGCACAACAGTAAAGCAAGGTGATTTAGTGGCTGAAATTGGCGACACCGGTCGCGCCACTGGCTCACATCTAGATTGGCGAATTAATTGGTTTAAGGAAAGATTAGATCCTGCACTCTTAGTGCCACAGCGTTAA
- a CDS encoding cytochrome b has translation MLKNLMEWVEYRLPIMRVANQHAIQYPAPRNMNIWYMFGFLATIVLVNQIVTGVWLTMSYTPTAEEAFASVEYIMRDVEYGYILRYMHSTGASAFFIVIYLHMFRGMIYGSYQKPRELLWLFGMFIYLALMAEAFMGYVLPWGQMSYWGAQVIVSLFSAIPVIGPDLVIWIQGDYVISGATLNRFFALHVIALPLVIVILVFLHIVALHEVGSNNPDGTNVKRKKGSLSEEEKTKYKIHEYYTDKYDILDDIVPFFPHIVLKDLVGFAVFLLVFCYIMFFIPEMGGYFLEAPNFEIANPLKTPEHIFPVWYFTPFYAILKAVPHKLGGVIAMFSAIICLALLPWIDRGKVKSWRYRCGLHTWNLLTFAAVFIFLGYLGGTPQEAWKITASQIATIMYFGFFVLLFLYSKNERTHPVPTRITE, from the coding sequence ATGTTGAAAAATTTGATGGAATGGGTTGAGTATCGCCTTCCCATAATGCGCGTTGCTAACCAGCACGCCATTCAATATCCAGCACCCAGAAATATGAATATTTGGTATATGTTTGGATTTTTGGCGACTATAGTCTTAGTTAACCAAATCGTGACAGGTGTGTGGCTAACTATGAGTTATACACCTACTGCTGAAGAAGCCTTTGCTTCAGTAGAATACATCATGCGTGATGTTGAATACGGTTACATACTGCGCTATATGCACAGTACTGGCGCATCCGCGTTCTTTATTGTTATTTACTTGCATATGTTCAGAGGCATGATTTACGGTTCTTATCAAAAGCCACGTGAATTACTGTGGTTGTTTGGTATGTTTATTTACTTAGCACTTATGGCAGAAGCCTTTATGGGATATGTCCTTCCTTGGGGCCAAATGTCCTATTGGGGCGCTCAGGTAATCGTATCGTTGTTCAGTGCTATTCCAGTAATTGGTCCAGATTTAGTGATTTGGATACAAGGCGACTACGTTATTTCTGGAGCAACATTAAACCGCTTCTTTGCGCTACACGTTATTGCACTTCCTTTAGTTATTGTGATTTTAGTGTTCTTACATATAGTCGCATTACATGAAGTAGGTTCTAATAATCCAGACGGAACTAACGTTAAACGTAAGAAAGGTTCGCTTAGCGAAGAAGAAAAAACCAAGTATAAAATTCACGAATATTACACAGATAAATACGATATTCTTGACGACATCGTCCCGTTTTTTCCACACATAGTCTTGAAAGACTTGGTCGGGTTTGCTGTATTCTTACTTGTGTTCTGCTACATCATGTTCTTCATTCCAGAAATGGGCGGGTATTTTCTAGAGGCGCCAAATTTTGAGATTGCTAACCCGTTGAAGACCCCTGAACATATTTTCCCTGTATGGTACTTCACACCCTTCTATGCAATTTTGAAAGCTGTACCTCATAAATTAGGCGGTGTTATTGCAATGTTCTCGGCCATTATTTGCTTAGCTTTATTGCCTTGGATTGATAGAGGAAAAGTGAAGTCTTGGCGCTACCGTTGTGGCTTACATACTTGGAATTTGCTTACGTTTGCTGCAGTATTTATATTCCTCGGTTACTTGGGTGGTACTCCTCAAGAAGCATGGAAAATTACTGCATCGCAAATAGCGACCATTATGTATTTCGGTTTCTTTGTTTTATTGTTTTTGTACAGTAAAAACGAGCGGACTCATCCAGTACCAACGAGGATCACAGAATGA
- a CDS encoding cytochrome c1 yields the protein MKKIIFILCLLVPIVASAAGGSKVPLDKAEYDLTDKASLQSGAQTFMNYCLGCHQMQYQRYQRTFEDLGIPLALGQENLQFTGTKPGDHIKNAMPTESAAKWFGAPPPDLTLTGRVRGADWIYTYLRSFYAEDGTTFGVNNMVFANVGMPHVLQELQGLPSKTYETTLIDGQMVERYVGIKADGSGQLSAPEYDKAVLDLVNYLVYVGEPSRLQSESIGRWVMIFLLVLLVLVYLLKKDYWRDVH from the coding sequence ATGAAAAAGATAATTTTTATATTGTGCTTGTTGGTACCAATTGTGGCCAGTGCTGCTGGTGGCAGCAAAGTACCTCTAGATAAGGCTGAATACGACTTGACAGATAAAGCGTCTTTGCAATCCGGTGCACAGACCTTTATGAACTACTGTTTAGGTTGCCATCAAATGCAATATCAACGGTATCAGCGTACTTTTGAAGACTTAGGGATCCCCTTAGCACTTGGTCAGGAAAACTTGCAGTTTACGGGTACAAAGCCCGGTGACCATATTAAAAATGCTATGCCGACTGAATCTGCCGCTAAATGGTTTGGTGCGCCGCCACCCGATTTAACGTTGACGGGTCGAGTTCGAGGTGCAGATTGGATTTATACTTACCTAAGATCCTTCTATGCTGAAGACGGAACTACCTTTGGTGTAAACAATATGGTATTTGCAAACGTGGGTATGCCTCACGTGTTGCAAGAGCTTCAAGGTTTACCAAGCAAAACCTATGAGACAACTTTGATAGACGGACAGATGGTTGAACGTTATGTTGGCATTAAAGCAGACGGAAGCGGACAGCTAAGTGCACCCGAATATGACAAAGCGGTATTAGATTTGGTTAACTACTTAGTTTATGTCGGTGAGCCTTCACGTTTGCAGTCTGAGTCTATAGGCCGCTGGGTCATGATTTTCCTATTAGTATTGTTAGTTTTGGTTTATTTACTTAAGAAAGATTATTGGAGAGATGTACACTAA
- a CDS encoding phosphoheptose isomerase, giving the protein MLESIKANFTESIQIKIASIELLPEHISNATYMMVNALINGNKILCCGNGGSAVIAQHFSSLLLNKFERERPSLPALALTADGATLSSIANDFTFEEVYSKQVSALGQAGDILFVLSTSGNSQNLIKAMEAALSRDMTIVALTGMDGGQMTGLVSQHDVEIRVPSNRTARIQEVHYLVVHSLCEGIDNCLFPENFQE; this is encoded by the coding sequence ATGTTAGAAAGCATTAAGGCCAATTTTACAGAAAGTATTCAAATTAAAATTGCCTCAATTGAGTTATTACCTGAGCATATTTCTAACGCGACTTACATGATGGTTAATGCATTGATTAACGGTAACAAGATATTATGCTGCGGCAATGGTGGCTCAGCTGTCATTGCACAGCATTTTTCATCGTTACTCCTGAATAAGTTTGAACGTGAGAGGCCCAGTTTACCTGCACTAGCGTTAACTGCAGATGGTGCCACATTGTCTTCAATAGCCAACGACTTTACATTCGAAGAAGTTTATTCAAAACAAGTCAGTGCCTTGGGTCAAGCTGGTGACATTTTGTTTGTCTTATCCACTAGTGGTAATTCACAAAACTTAATCAAAGCGATGGAAGCGGCACTAAGCCGTGATATGACAATAGTCGCTTTAACGGGTATGGATGGCGGTCAAATGACAGGATTAGTCAGCCAGCATGATGTAGAAATCCGCGTGCCCTCAAATAGAACCGCACGTATTCAAGAAGTCCATTATTTAGTGGTGCATAGCCTTTGTGAGGGAATTGACAATTGTTTGTTCCCTGAAAATTTTCAGGAGTAA
- a CDS encoding ClpXP protease specificity-enhancing factor — protein MTPNQPYLLRAFYEWIVDNNLTPYIVVDAHYAGTQVPQEFVQDGQIVLNMSPSSTGNLQLGLNDIMFDARFGGVPRNIVVPCPAVLAIYAKENGAGTVFTVEENIASDEVENKTDGNETNQKPKKGKPTLTVVK, from the coding sequence ATGACACCTAATCAGCCATACTTATTACGTGCATTTTACGAGTGGATTGTAGATAACAATCTTACTCCGTACATAGTGGTCGACGCGCATTACGCTGGTACTCAAGTGCCGCAGGAGTTTGTTCAAGACGGCCAAATAGTGTTAAACATGTCTCCATCGTCTACTGGTAATTTACAGTTAGGTTTAAATGACATTATGTTTGACGCTCGTTTTGGTGGTGTGCCAAGGAATATAGTGGTTCCTTGCCCAGCAGTATTAGCTATTTACGCCAAAGAAAACGGTGCGGGTACAGTCTTTACTGTTGAAGAAAACATCGCTTCTGATGAAGTAGAAAATAAGACTGATGGCAATGAGACTAATCAAAAACCCAAAAAGGGAAAGCCTACTTTAACAGTTGTTAAATAG
- the rpsI gene encoding 30S ribosomal protein S9, translating into MADNQYYGTGRRKSSTARVFLRAGSGNIVVNKRPLDIFFGRETARMIVRQPLELVEMTEKFDIYITVAGGGISGQAGAIRHGITRALMEFDETLRPALRKAGFVTRDARKVERKKVGLHKARKRPQFSKR; encoded by the coding sequence ATGGCAGATAATCAATATTACGGCACTGGCCGACGCAAAAGTTCTACCGCTCGTGTTTTTCTTCGCGCTGGCAGTGGCAACATTGTAGTAAACAAACGTCCTCTTGACATATTTTTTGGTCGTGAGACTGCACGTATGATCGTGCGTCAACCGCTAGAGTTAGTCGAGATGACTGAAAAGTTTGACATTTACATCACCGTTGCCGGTGGTGGTATTAGTGGTCAAGCTGGTGCAATTCGTCACGGTATTACACGTGCCTTGATGGAATTTGACGAAACACTTCGTCCAGCGTTACGTAAAGCGGGCTTTGTAACTCGTGATGCACGTAAAGTTGAGCGTAAGAAAGTGGGTCTTCATAAAGCACGGAAGCGTCCTCAGTTCTCAAAACGTTAA